The following nucleotide sequence is from Trifolium pratense cultivar HEN17-A07 linkage group LG2, ARS_RC_1.1, whole genome shotgun sequence.
CACAAAGGGACCAAATCGAGAAACATTTGACAGAAACAGAGACTAATTTGAGATATTGAAAGAGTCAGGGACTTGTTTGAGAGCGAGTTAAAGAGATAGTGACCAATTTGATAGTTTATTGTGGATATCTGCCGGTGCAGAAGGATTATCCATAATATGAATTAATGGGTTCATCTTGACTCAATTGTTGGATGTTCTTCATTCTTCTgtgattttgtttattttatttgtttcttttattacctttcaagttttttttcctGTTATGTTGCAAATGCCATTTTCAAAGAGGAATTTTGTTCACAATGTTACTGAACATAGAAAATTTGCAGTGCATTGGGGACTTGGGTATTCTCTGTGGCAGGAGCTTTGCTGGCAATTCCAGTTGGAATAAAGCGCAAATCTCTCGCACCACTTGTATTTTTTGGGACTACCGGTACTATGCTGGATATTATCATGGGAATTACAGCGTGTGAAAGGGAACATGCAGAGCGACAAATGAAACTACTTGAAGAAGCTCAAAGTGCTGCTGCTGCTGAAACTTCATTGCATGAGACACATAGTGACTCATAACTGTTATATCTTGATGTTATCAATGTTGACAAAATTTGTTTGGTCGTATAATTGTAACAAACTAAATGCAGTTTTCTGGCAGCCTGATCAAATGTGCTTTCAATTTATGTTTGTCGTTGACCTTTATCCTCCAGCAGTGTAAACAAAAGGTGAATAACTTGCTAAGACAGGTTTCTTagtttatttattagtaaaaagattcataaatttttacttCTTCCTTTTCCTAGTTGACAGTAATGGAGAAATGGTCTTATTGGATTCTTTATAGTTTAACTTCATAACCATAAAGAATTATCAGAGAATGATAGTAACAAATTCGTTTTAATACATTCTTGAGAGAATACGGTTGTTTCGTTCGCAACTTACCAATAATAAGTGGTAAATTGATAGGTTGTATTAATCTTTATAAGGAGGTTGAGCTTGGATTTAAGTTCAATCTATTGGATTTGTGGAACCACATAGAATTGGGagaaaatcattcaaatttcattGAAAATGTGAAAAGTGTCTATACAATGTACAAAGGGGGCCTTATATACAACTACAGTTAGAGAGAACTCAGCAATTAATTTTACAGCTAAAGCTAACCTAACTTACAACAAACTTATAATACTCAGCACTCTAGAGTCGAGTTGCAAGATATATATCTAGGATTTCTAACTTGGAGTTCAAGTAAACAAAGACTTTGGCAGTGCCCTGGTTAGGAAATCAACTAGTTGGCCAAATACAATGTTAAATCCAATTGTGAACTTTCTAGAAACTTGACAGCTTCTCCAATCCGCGTGTACAGAACAAAATTTCTTGTCGTGAAGAATTCTGCAAGTAATGCATAAGGTGGTGAGGGGCTTGCAAGTGAGGTGTTCTTGGTTGAGCCATGATTGGAGTGAACTTGTTACGTTCTTATAGATAGAAGTGTCTTCTAATTTCCTTGAATTCAATGAGAAAAAAAGGTGAGTAAACAATATACAAGGAGGCCTTGTATACAGCTGAAGTCTGAGAGAGAACTCAACAACTAACATACTACTACATTTTTACCTTGCACTTAACGATTATATTGTAGAATTTGCATTTTGGAAGGAGTAAAAGGATATATAAATGTTCATAACAGCTGAAATCACTTGGTTTATAAACAGGGCAATGTTGCAGAAACCATTTCAAATTTTCCATTTTCAACATTTATGTTGGGATTAACAATTATCTCAAATTTTAGAGGACTGTTATTTCCTTGTTTCAGCAACAATTTCACAAAAATTAACCAGACATGGTAAAAGTTGAATGGTTTAGTACAAAGTTGCTTTTCCTCCAATTGCAAGCTCTTATCCTCCTCCTCTAATGTACTGGCACTCTGAAGTCCTTCCTGAGAAAGTATCGGGTCATTAGAAAGTCTCCCATCGGCAACTGTATCCTTGCCTTTATTTTTGGGACCAGGAATTCGGTTAAGCATTTGTTCTCTATAACTCGAATAGACATTTTCGGCCTTCATGTTTCCAAATAAAATTTCTGCGGCCTTGTTCTTGACAAGAACTGGCATGAAATATGATTCGTCCCACACATATAGCTGCAAAAAGTTGCATCAAAAAGCAAAGTTAAGAATGTTCAAGTATGCAATTTTAAAAGAATATCACAGTTAAAAATCATATGCATAAAAATACTTATTTCCTAATTATGGAACAAATAGCGGCCGCAGATACATATTCACTTATATACATTAGAGTTTAGATATATTAGATACTTTAAAGTTGCATGACAATTAATTGATTTGGCTATAAATAGACTATTTGTTTCAATTATCAAAACTATTGACAGCAAGAAACTATCTTTATAATTTCACGTAACTATAACTAAATGCAGCACATGAATTAAtcctcaaaattcaaataaatgatAGCATATATTCTTGGTGAGGAGAAACTGATATCTATATTTACCATGAAAGGCCTATATATCGAGCATACTGCATGAAGGCGGCTTGAACTTTTCAAACAAGCAAGTGGAAAAGCATTTTGCTCAGATCtgaaagagaaaaagaattaCCACTGATCATAATGTAAAGCATAGCAAAGCTTAAATCATAATTCTAATCTAAACTCTAAAGTCATACTCTGAATCTAGAGGTGAACCACATAGCTGGCAGCCAGTGCATAAGAGATCTTCCACCAAGTTATTATTACCCTCAGTTTTGCAAACTCTTCTACTAAGGAAAATATTCTCTTTCACAGTATCACCAGGAGTCCTTGCATTACGTAATGGAACAATTTCACAAATCGATGCAAGGACAGTAGTATTGCACGATGTTGTTAGGTGAGAAACTTCCATAAGTGAACAGCAGTCCTGAGGCTCTCTCTCTTCATGAACTGTCCAGTTTCTAGGACGGTACTCATTTTGCTGTGTACATCACATAGATGCATTAATATATCTAAAACATACACTACATGAAAAAGCATATTGATCAGAGTAGTGTTTGTAAAACCAATTAAACAGAGAGGAATGAAATGGCTGTTAACATTATACATTAAAATGAAAGGATTTGCTAGCTAACACAATAAGGGACAAAAAAGGTATCTAacatttcaaaataataaatgtaCACAAGGACACAACCTCACTCCTCTTTAAGACATGATTTACAAGTATACAGATTTGAAACTTGTACTCATTTTATCTCTTTTAAATACACATGTGCTACTGTGTCGTGTTGATCTTCTTCAAACAACAGAGGTACCAACTTCCTCTAAACTGTATATTATTGTGTAATAAAAGCAGTTTATAACGCCATCATCAATCTAATAGCATAACTCCAGccataaatgattttttattttttctgaaaCAGCATAAGATGTAGTGTGTTAAGTGTTAACGATAATTTTTTCGGACTCCCAAGATCCTCTTTGTTCTAGTATGGAACTCAATAATTTGACTTCCTAGCTGGTCGAATCCCTCATCACTGCTCTGGTGCAAGGTGTACTTGCAAGTTGCAAAGACACTCTGATGTCTAAGTGAAAT
It contains:
- the LOC123905125 gene encoding uncharacterized protein LOC123905125; the protein is MASLFGWYGPLIDLSTATRHIGEFVQLLVFVHRCFPVQYKSSKSGRDLTRTDIQVGDDTTPYFGVSLWQSQMGSMVSAGDVVLLQNFMITKYGDAVEAKTVQWSSLLCLVHPLQSLISNDVEELIVGCRIGITTKEKLRRVIKWVRQSRPTICNINLHSTKQNEYRPRNWTVHEEREPQDCCSLMEVSHLTTSCNTTVLASICEIVPLRNARTPGDTVKENIFLSRRVCKTEGNNNLVEDLLCTGCQLCGSPLDSESEQNAFPLACLKSSSRLHAVCSIYRPFMLYVWDESYFMPVLVKNKAAEILFGNMKAENVYSSYREQMLNRIPGPKNKGKDTVADGRLSNDPILSQEGLQSASTLEEEDKSLQLEEKQLCTKPFNFYHVWLIFVKLLLKQGNNSPLKFEIIVNPNINVENGKFEMVSATLPCL
- the LOC123908464 gene encoding uncharacterized protein LOC123908464, whose translation is MGGEENVKHLEDCSVSNALGTWVFSVAGALLAIPVGIKRKSLAPLVFFGTTGTMLDIIMGITACEREHAERQMKLLEEAQSAAAAETSLHETHSDS